One region of Pongo pygmaeus isolate AG05252 chromosome 21, NHGRI_mPonPyg2-v2.0_pri, whole genome shotgun sequence genomic DNA includes:
- the LOC129021471 gene encoding cytochrome c oxidase subunit 4 isoform 2, mitochondrial gives MLPRAAWSLVLRKGGRGRRGMHSSEGTTRGGGKMSPYTNCYAQRYYPMPEEPFCTELNAEQQALKEKEKGSWTQLTHAEKVALYRLQFNETFAEMNRRSNEWKTVMGCVFFFIGFTALVIWWQRVYVFPPKPITLTDEWKAQQLQRMLDMKVNPVQGLASRWDYEKKQWKK, from the exons ATGCTCCCCAGAGCTGCCTGGAGCTTGGTGCTGAGGAAAGGTGGACGTGGAAGACGAGGGATGCACAGCTCAGAAGGCACCA CCCGTGGTGGGGGGAAGATGTCCCCCTACACCAACTGCTATGCCCAGCGTTACTACCCCATGCCAGAAGAGCCCTTCTGCACAGAACTCAACGCTGAGCAGCAGGCcctgaaggagaaggagaagggaagctGGACCCAGCTGACCCACGCAGAAAAGGTGGCCT TGTACCGGCTCCAGTTCAATGAGACCTTTGCAGAGATGAACCGTCGCTCCAATGAGTGGAAGACAGTGATGGGTTGTGTCTTCTTCTTCATTGGATTCACAGCTCTGGTGATTTGGTGGCAGCGGGTCTACG TATTTCCTCCAAAGCCGATCACCTTGACGGACGAGTGGAAAGCCCAGCAGCTGCAGCGCATGCTGGACATGAAGGTCAATCCTGTGCAGGGCCTGGCCTCCCGCTGGGACTATGAGAAGAAGCAGTGGAAGAAGTGA